In the genome of Porphyrobacter sp. ULC335, one region contains:
- a CDS encoding TonB-dependent receptor, translating to MRSTFTGTAGAYRFTLLAGAACALAMPGVALAQDGEPEVDTPESSNVIIVTASKREQTLQETPIAVSVTSGETIERAQIRDVLDLQSVVPSLRVSQLQTSSATTFIIRGFGNGDNNFGIEPSVGVFIDGVFRSRSASALSDLNMVQRVEVLNGPQSTLFGKNASAGVISVVTKEPQYEFGGQVEAVYGNYNQMFLRGELTGPISENIAWSLDGTYQQRDGFGRIVNLDNAEINNRDRWAVRGNLLIEPSADIKIRLIGDYGKINEVCCQTSNLVVGPSTSGAIAGVGGQFPSDFFSFDNFLNVVPVNTNENYGFSGQLDWNFGNLTLTSITAYRELRNAFNQDIDFTSADLSVETRDQGVDTFTQELRLTSDFDGPINFLLGGYYFDESIRQDSSLTVGDDFREFAAFSAASGGFYNSAPGSVGFNPARSTLLAGSLIPGLTAAQQIAAGEASLRQAEAGLRLPVGSILGGDFLTRERFALDNKSWSIFGTVDFEPVDGLVFTAGFNYTDDKKDFEIELDALDPLAQINVVDAFIVGATGGAVTNRAQFQALPTLNQQALLAAAQSSANPLLGLAALQFQTPSPDVPNSVEPGQTRDDQLTYLLRVAYQVSNEVNLYASYSTGFKASSINLSRDSRPLVSDYTPGPRGSTFAAPASPIINGGLATPNLTTGTRFAGPEKAKVYELGMKAQWEGFGFNLALFDQTIEGFQSFAFTGLGFALQNAGQQSVRGFEFDSTIQPDDSLTFTFAATYLDPVFDSFPGSVLGDLSGQRVGGIPEWSLRTSATHTLELGDAGTRLITRVDYSHESNTPINNGLPTFNRQRGNTQIFDREVNLVNASMTLALDNGLEVGAFARNLLNELYILTNFDGVAQGGTVSGYPSQPRTWGGVVRYRF from the coding sequence ATGCGTTCGACCTTCACCGGCACTGCCGGCGCCTATCGATTCACCTTGCTTGCAGGCGCTGCCTGCGCCCTGGCGATGCCCGGTGTGGCACTGGCCCAGGACGGCGAGCCTGAAGTCGATACGCCCGAAAGCAGCAATGTCATCATCGTTACCGCCTCGAAGCGCGAACAGACGCTTCAGGAAACCCCGATCGCGGTCTCTGTGACCAGCGGCGAGACCATCGAACGGGCCCAGATCCGCGACGTGCTCGACCTGCAGTCGGTGGTGCCTTCACTGCGCGTCAGCCAGCTTCAGACCTCATCGGCGACCACCTTCATCATCCGCGGCTTCGGCAACGGCGATAACAACTTCGGCATCGAACCTTCGGTCGGCGTGTTCATCGACGGCGTGTTCCGCTCGCGTTCGGCCTCGGCCCTGTCCGACCTCAACATGGTCCAGCGCGTCGAAGTGCTGAACGGGCCGCAATCGACCCTGTTCGGCAAGAACGCGTCGGCGGGCGTGATCTCGGTCGTCACCAAGGAACCGCAGTACGAATTCGGCGGTCAGGTCGAAGCGGTCTACGGCAACTACAACCAGATGTTCCTGCGCGGCGAATTGACCGGCCCGATCAGCGAGAACATCGCCTGGTCGCTCGACGGCACCTACCAGCAGCGCGACGGCTTCGGCCGGATCGTCAACCTCGACAATGCCGAGATCAACAACCGCGACCGCTGGGCGGTGCGCGGCAACCTGCTGATCGAGCCGTCCGCGGACATCAAGATCCGCCTGATCGGTGATTACGGCAAGATCAATGAAGTGTGCTGCCAGACCAGCAACCTCGTGGTCGGCCCGTCGACATCAGGCGCGATCGCAGGGGTGGGAGGACAGTTCCCGTCCGACTTCTTCAGCTTTGACAACTTCCTCAATGTCGTTCCGGTCAACACCAACGAGAACTACGGTTTCTCGGGCCAGCTCGACTGGAACTTTGGCAACCTGACCCTGACGTCGATCACCGCCTATCGCGAACTGCGCAATGCCTTCAACCAGGACATTGATTTCACCAGCGCAGACCTCTCCGTCGAGACCCGCGATCAGGGCGTCGACACCTTCACGCAGGAACTGCGTCTGACCTCGGACTTCGACGGCCCGATCAACTTCCTGCTCGGCGGCTACTACTTCGACGAGTCGATCCGTCAGGACAGCTCGCTGACCGTGGGTGATGATTTCCGCGAATTTGCCGCGTTCAGCGCGGCCAGCGGCGGATTTTACAACTCGGCTCCGGGCAGTGTCGGCTTCAACCCTGCGCGTAGCACCCTGCTTGCCGGATCGCTGATCCCTGGGCTGACCGCTGCGCAGCAGATTGCCGCAGGCGAGGCCTCGCTGCGTCAGGCAGAAGCAGGTCTTCGTCTGCCGGTTGGTTCGATCCTTGGCGGAGACTTCCTCACGCGGGAACGCTTCGCCCTCGACAACAAGTCCTGGTCGATCTTCGGCACCGTGGATTTCGAGCCGGTTGACGGTCTCGTATTCACCGCCGGGTTCAACTACACCGACGACAAGAAGGACTTCGAAATCGAGCTCGATGCGCTTGATCCGTTGGCCCAGATCAACGTGGTCGATGCGTTCATCGTCGGCGCGACCGGCGGCGCGGTGACCAACCGCGCGCAGTTCCAGGCGCTTCCGACTCTGAACCAGCAGGCGTTGCTGGCGGCGGCCCAATCGTCGGCCAACCCGCTGCTCGGCCTGGCGGCCCTGCAGTTCCAGACCCCGTCGCCCGACGTGCCGAACTCGGTCGAGCCGGGCCAGACGCGTGACGATCAGCTGACCTACCTGCTGCGCGTTGCCTATCAGGTGTCGAACGAGGTCAACCTCTACGCGAGCTATTCGACCGGCTTCAAGGCCAGCTCGATCAACCTGTCGCGTGATAGCCGTCCGTTGGTGTCCGATTACACCCCCGGTCCGCGCGGTTCGACCTTTGCCGCGCCGGCCTCGCCGATCATCAATGGCGGTCTGGCCACGCCCAACCTGACCACCGGCACCCGCTTCGCCGGTCCGGAAAAGGCGAAGGTATACGAACTGGGGATGAAGGCGCAGTGGGAAGGCTTCGGCTTCAACCTCGCGCTGTTCGACCAGACCATCGAAGGCTTCCAGAGCTTTGCCTTCACCGGCCTCGGCTTTGCCCTGCAGAACGCAGGCCAGCAGTCGGTGCGCGGTTTCGAGTTCGACAGCACCATCCAGCCTGACGATTCGCTGACCTTCACCTTCGCGGCGACCTACCTCGATCCGGTGTTCGACAGCTTCCCCGGCTCCGTGCTTGGCGATCTGTCGGGGCAGCGCGTGGGCGGTATTCCTGAGTGGAGCCTGCGCACCTCGGCGACCCATACGCTTGAACTGGGCGATGCCGGCACCCGCCTCATCACCCGCGTCGATTACAGCCACGAAAGCAACACGCCGATCAACAACGGCCTTCCGACCTTCAACCGGCAGCGGGGCAACACCCAGATCTTCGATCGCGAAGTCAACCTGGTGAACGCTTCGATGACGCTGGCGCTGGACAACGGGCTGGAAGTCGGCGCCTTCGCCCGCAACCTGCTCAACGAGCTGTACATCCTCACCAACTTCGACGGTGTGGCGCAGGGCGGTACGGTCTCGGGCTACCCGAGCCAGCCGCGCACCTGGGGCGGCGTGGTGCGTTACCGCTTCTGA
- a CDS encoding PspC domain-containing protein gives MNDIMGNSGGKPPRAGFRLDKADGKVFGVCAGIGNYFGVDTMLVRVGFVLATLLGFGSPVLIYLAVALIAD, from the coding sequence ATGAACGACATCATGGGCAATTCCGGCGGCAAGCCTCCCCGCGCCGGGTTCCGCCTCGACAAGGCTGACGGCAAGGTTTTTGGCGTCTGCGCCGGGATCGGCAACTACTTCGGCGTCGACACCATGCTGGTGCGGGTCGGCTTCGTCCTCGCGACGCTGCTGGGCTTCGGTAGCCCGGTGCTGATCTACCTGGCGGTCGCGCTGATCGCAGACTGA
- a CDS encoding ABC transporter ATP-binding protein — protein sequence MTSPSLAISARNLTLTLGSNAAPVTILRGIDLDIARGEVVALLGPSGSGKSSLMAVLSGLERASGGSLTVAGADFASLSEDGLAAARRGRIGIVLQAFHLLPTMTAAENVATPMELAGMADASPRALTELEAVGLGHRTGHYPTQLSGGEQQRVAIARATAPRPDLIFADEPTGNLDAATGEEIINLLFARRAETGATLLIITHDASLAARCERVLTMADGVIISDTRPLPLAAA from the coding sequence GTGACAAGTCCCTCTCTCGCAATCAGCGCCCGCAACCTTACCCTCACCCTCGGCAGCAATGCCGCGCCGGTCACGATCCTGCGCGGCATCGATCTCGACATCGCGCGCGGCGAGGTGGTGGCGTTGCTCGGCCCTTCGGGATCGGGCAAGAGCTCGCTGATGGCGGTGCTGTCCGGCCTGGAACGCGCCAGCGGCGGGAGCCTGACGGTGGCAGGCGCGGATTTCGCGAGCCTTTCGGAAGATGGCCTTGCCGCCGCTCGGCGCGGACGGATCGGGATTGTGCTTCAGGCCTTCCACCTGCTCCCCACCATGACCGCGGCCGAGAATGTCGCGACCCCGATGGAACTCGCGGGCATGGCTGACGCGAGCCCGCGCGCGCTGACCGAACTCGAAGCCGTGGGCCTCGGCCACCGCACCGGGCATTACCCCACCCAGCTTTCGGGCGGCGAGCAACAGCGCGTCGCCATCGCCCGCGCCACCGCGCCGCGCCCCGATCTGATCTTCGCCGATGAGCCCACCGGCAATCTGGATGCGGCCACAGGCGAGGAGATCATCAACCTCCTCTTCGCCCGCCGCGCCGAAACCGGGGCAACGTTGCTGATCATCACCCATGACGCCAGCCTTGCCGCCCGCTGCGAGCGGGTGCTGACCATGGCGGACGGCGTGATCATCTCGGACACGCGCCCCCTGCCCCTGGCCGCAGCATGA
- the recF gene encoding DNA replication/repair protein RecF (All proteins in this family for which functions are known are DNA-binding proteins that assist the filamentation of RecA onto DNA for the initiation of recombination or recombinational repair.) encodes MGLSRISLENFRNHAATTLGETAHFNLLVGENGAGKTNLLEALSLLGPGRGLRRANLGDLARRATPDSDPLPFVIGASLTEAGNVSARIGTYTEAGNPARRLVRVNGAAASAASLAEWLALSWLTPSMDGLFTDSAGARRRFMDRMALAIAPDHARRVNALETALRERGKLLENKGDPRWMDAVEAQAADHGTAVARTRADLVMRLADELSALPPEPFARPALTYRPGGPLDETALRAELARNRPRDRSAGRALTGPQRDELQVEMASTRQPAASCSTGEQKAMLIAITLAHGILAAAGRPSVLLLDEVAAHLDPVRRVELFRRLREGKAQVWMTGTELAPFDAIRKESAVWRVSGGGVERV; translated from the coding sequence ATGGGCCTCAGCCGCATCAGCCTTGAAAACTTCCGCAATCACGCCGCGACGACGCTTGGCGAGACGGCGCACTTCAACTTGCTGGTGGGCGAGAACGGGGCGGGAAAGACCAACCTGCTGGAAGCGCTCTCGCTGCTCGGGCCGGGGCGCGGCTTGCGGCGAGCGAACCTTGGCGATCTGGCGCGGCGGGCCACTCCTGACAGCGATCCCCTGCCCTTCGTGATTGGCGCCAGCCTGACCGAGGCGGGGAACGTCTCGGCACGGATCGGCACCTATACCGAAGCAGGCAACCCGGCGCGGCGGCTGGTGCGGGTCAATGGCGCAGCAGCGAGCGCGGCGAGCCTTGCTGAATGGCTTGCGCTCAGCTGGCTAACCCCTTCAATGGACGGCCTTTTCACCGATAGCGCCGGAGCGCGGCGGCGGTTCATGGACCGCATGGCGCTGGCCATTGCGCCCGATCATGCGCGGCGGGTCAATGCGCTCGAAACGGCCCTGCGGGAACGCGGCAAGTTGCTGGAAAACAAGGGTGATCCCCGCTGGATGGATGCGGTGGAGGCACAGGCGGCGGATCACGGCACCGCTGTTGCCCGGACCCGCGCGGATCTGGTGATGCGGCTGGCAGACGAGCTGTCCGCCCTCCCGCCCGAACCCTTCGCCCGTCCTGCCCTCACCTACCGCCCCGGCGGGCCGCTGGACGAGACTGCCCTGCGTGCCGAACTTGCCCGCAACCGTCCGCGTGACCGGTCGGCGGGCCGCGCGCTGACCGGCCCGCAACGTGATGAATTGCAAGTGGAAATGGCCTCCACCCGTCAGCCTGCCGCGTCCTGTTCCACCGGTGAGCAGAAGGCGATGCTGATCGCGATCACTCTCGCCCACGGCATCCTTGCCGCTGCCGGTCGCCCCAGCGTGCTGCTGCTCGACGAGGTCGCCGCGCATCTTGATCCTGTCCGCCGCGTCGAGCTGTTCCGGCGATTGCGCGAAGGCAAGGCGCAGGTCTGGATGACCGGCACCGAACTCGCCCCGTTTGACGCGATTCGCAAGGAATCCGCCGTCTGGAGGGTGTCTGGAGGGGGTGTAGAACGGGTCTAG
- a CDS encoding ABC transporter permease, translating to MSLPIKTAWRIARRDLNARFRGLRLLLVCIFLGTAALAAIGTLTSAIERELASSGQELLGGDLEVEVWQRDLKPDEREALAEYGKISSGYRMQAMASTPDAAAPIELKAVDASWPMFGTLTLTDDRTVGAPSGMDAWIAQTALERLGITVGDSFKVGTVTLRAAGIIRDEPDRLSEGFQLGPTIIVAQDVPAKAGLLQPGALYQSKHRIAFANPAADPDAVEEALTKQFPTAGFDIRTRDRASPGADRFVRQMSDFLTLVGLAALVIAGIGIAGGVSSYLDQRRSSIATLKVLGATSSDIVRIYAMQIGVAALAGSIAGLAAGVLVTPLLAGALQGLLPVESGFIIAPGALLLAASYGLLVAFAFAAAPLLRARTFPAMALMRSGIVPLARDKRALLATALGLAAICALALLTTAQPMLSGGFLIGAGGALVLLAGLGWGIQALARRLPRPANPLLRSALSNIHRPGAPTGALVTALGFGLAAFVLLAAVQSAIDGNIAQRVPKEAPDYFVLDVPRDKEPRFFALIQQDFPKAAIRTVPTMRGAVIAYGPKDTMVRVADLKEIPEGAWALRGERGLTYADTLPQGNSLTDGQWWSPFHKGEPLVSVDARFAEAVGLKVGDYLTIGILGVERTARVANIREIDWESMGFNFALVFSRNAIADAPHNLSATIDLPEGADTAARGRLLRALVKEMPSSSVIEVGGILVEARKLLEQVSLATLAAAAVTVLAGLAVLMGAIAAARAARTYDTVMLRVLGASRRQILLLQLAEYGLLAGVLALVALALGGGLAWVVITQLFEFDWLPDWGEVLGVLGLGVALVLGFALAGSLPLLGAKPARALREL from the coding sequence ATGAGCCTGCCGATCAAGACGGCGTGGCGCATTGCCCGCCGCGATCTCAATGCGCGTTTCCGTGGGCTACGGCTGCTGCTGGTGTGCATCTTCCTCGGCACCGCAGCGCTGGCCGCCATCGGCACGCTGACCAGCGCGATCGAGCGCGAGCTGGCCTCCAGCGGGCAGGAACTGCTGGGCGGCGATCTCGAAGTCGAGGTGTGGCAGCGCGATCTCAAGCCGGATGAACGCGAAGCCCTCGCCGAATATGGCAAGATTTCGAGCGGCTACCGGATGCAGGCGATGGCCAGCACGCCCGATGCCGCTGCGCCCATCGAGCTGAAGGCGGTGGATGCCAGCTGGCCGATGTTCGGCACCCTGACGCTCACCGATGACCGCACGGTGGGTGCGCCTTCGGGCATGGATGCATGGATCGCGCAGACCGCACTGGAACGGCTCGGCATCACAGTCGGGGACAGCTTCAAGGTCGGCACCGTCACCCTGCGCGCAGCGGGCATCATCAGGGACGAGCCGGACCGCCTGTCCGAAGGCTTCCAGCTCGGCCCGACGATCATCGTCGCGCAGGATGTGCCTGCCAAGGCCGGGCTGCTGCAACCGGGAGCGCTCTATCAGAGCAAGCACCGCATCGCCTTTGCCAATCCTGCGGCTGATCCTGACGCGGTTGAGGAGGCGCTGACCAAGCAGTTCCCCACCGCCGGGTTCGACATCCGCACCCGCGATCGCGCTTCGCCCGGCGCAGACCGCTTCGTGCGGCAGATGAGCGATTTCCTGACGCTGGTCGGCCTTGCCGCGCTGGTCATCGCAGGGATCGGGATTGCGGGCGGGGTTTCGTCCTATCTCGACCAGCGCCGTTCCAGCATTGCCACGCTGAAGGTGCTCGGCGCGACATCGAGCGATATCGTGCGCATTTATGCGATGCAGATCGGCGTGGCGGCGCTTGCCGGAAGCATCGCGGGGTTGGCCGCAGGCGTGCTGGTCACACCGCTGCTGGCGGGCGCGCTGCAAGGGCTGCTGCCGGTCGAAAGCGGCTTCATCATCGCACCGGGCGCGCTGCTGCTGGCGGCGAGTTACGGCCTGCTGGTGGCCTTCGCCTTTGCCGCCGCTCCGCTGCTGCGCGCACGCACCTTCCCGGCGATGGCGCTGATGCGGTCGGGCATCGTGCCGCTGGCGCGGGACAAGCGGGCGCTGCTGGCGACGGCCCTCGGCCTTGCGGCGATCTGTGCGCTGGCGCTGCTGACCACCGCGCAGCCGATGCTGTCGGGCGGATTCCTGATCGGTGCCGGCGGCGCGCTGGTGCTGCTGGCGGGGCTTGGCTGGGGCATACAGGCCCTCGCCCGCCGCCTGCCGCGTCCGGCCAATCCCTTGCTGCGCAGCGCGCTATCGAACATACACCGGCCCGGCGCGCCGACGGGGGCGCTGGTGACAGCACTGGGCTTCGGCCTCGCCGCCTTCGTGCTGCTTGCTGCGGTGCAGAGCGCGATTGATGGCAACATCGCCCAGCGGGTGCCGAAGGAAGCGCCCGATTACTTCGTGCTGGACGTGCCGCGCGACAAGGAGCCGCGCTTCTTCGCGCTGATCCAGCAGGACTTCCCCAAGGCCGCGATCCGCACCGTGCCGACGATGCGCGGCGCGGTGATCGCCTATGGGCCGAAGGACACAATGGTCCGCGTTGCCGACCTGAAAGAGATCCCCGAAGGCGCATGGGCGCTGCGCGGCGAGCGCGGGCTGACCTATGCCGACACCCTCCCTCAGGGCAACAGCCTGACCGATGGCCAATGGTGGAGCCCGTTCCACAAGGGTGAGCCGCTGGTTTCGGTCGATGCGCGCTTTGCCGAAGCGGTGGGGCTGAAGGTCGGCGATTACCTCACCATCGGCATCCTCGGCGTGGAGCGCACCGCGCGGGTCGCCAATATCCGCGAGATCGACTGGGAGAGCATGGGCTTCAACTTCGCGCTGGTGTTCAGCCGCAATGCGATTGCCGATGCGCCGCACAACCTGTCGGCCACCATCGACCTGCCCGAAGGCGCGGATACCGCTGCGCGCGGACGCTTGCTGCGGGCATTGGTCAAGGAAATGCCCTCAAGCTCGGTGATCGAGGTGGGCGGCATTCTGGTCGAGGCGCGCAAGCTGCTCGAACAGGTGAGCCTTGCCACGCTGGCGGCGGCGGCGGTGACGGTGCTGGCGGGCCTCGCGGTGCTGATGGGCGCGATTGCGGCGGCGCGGGCGGCGCGCACCTATGACACGGTGATGCTGCGCGTGCTGGGCGCGAGCAGGCGGCAGATCCTGCTGCTGCAACTGGCCGAATACGGCCTGCTCGCCGGGGTGCTGGCGCTGGTGGCGCTGGCGCTGGGCGGGGGGCTTGCCTGGGTGGTGATCACCCAGCTGTTCGAATTCGACTGGCTGCCCGATTGGGGCGAGGTGCTTGGCGTGCTGGGCCTTGGCGTGGCGCTGGTGCTCGGCTTCGCGCTCGCCGGTTCGCTCCCGCTGCTGGGAGCGAAACCGGCGCGGGCGCTAAGAGAACTATAG
- a CDS encoding enoyl-CoA hydratase produces MLAIETSNRLFAAAFSVVLSAAFFAYAIIPASPTLVA; encoded by the coding sequence ATGCTCGCCATCGAAACCTCGAACCGCCTGTTCGCCGCCGCTTTCTCGGTCGTGCTCTCGGCAGCCTTCTTCGCTTACGCAATCATCCCCGCCAGCCCGACCCTCGTCGCCTGA
- a CDS encoding SDR family oxidoreductase, whose protein sequence is MTGRVAGKMALVTGGAQGLGRAHCIRLAQEGARVLATDINGAGAAETAAIINAEMGEGTAFGIAHDVTDPAQWEAAVDAAREHLGGLSVLVNNAGIGVPGNIEACTFEDWQRCFDINVNSIFHGCQKALPLMREHAPGSIINISSIAGLIASDTMPAYNASKAAVWMLSKSIALHCAKKGMNIRCNSVHPTFVDTPILDGTAKAASLDKEVLLEKLARQIPLKFVGEPNDIANAVLYLASDESRFMTGAELKLDGGISAM, encoded by the coding sequence ATGACAGGCAGAGTAGCGGGTAAGATGGCCCTGGTAACGGGCGGCGCGCAGGGCCTTGGCCGCGCACATTGCATCCGCCTCGCGCAGGAAGGCGCGCGGGTGCTGGCGACCGACATCAACGGCGCGGGCGCGGCCGAGACGGCGGCAATCATCAACGCGGAAATGGGGGAAGGCACGGCATTCGGCATCGCCCATGACGTTACGGACCCCGCCCAGTGGGAAGCCGCAGTCGATGCCGCGCGCGAGCATCTGGGCGGGCTCAGCGTGCTGGTCAACAATGCCGGGATCGGCGTGCCGGGCAATATCGAAGCCTGCACCTTTGAAGACTGGCAGCGCTGCTTCGACATCAACGTCAATTCGATCTTCCACGGCTGCCAGAAGGCCCTGCCGCTGATGCGCGAACACGCGCCGGGATCGATCATCAACATCTCCAGCATCGCGGGCCTGATCGCCAGCGATACGATGCCCGCCTACAACGCCTCAAAGGCGGCGGTGTGGATGCTGTCGAAGTCGATCGCCCTGCACTGCGCGAAGAAGGGCATGAATATCCGCTGCAATTCGGTGCACCCGACCTTTGTCGATACTCCGATCCTTGATGGCACCGCCAAGGCGGCATCGCTCGACAAGGAAGTGCTGCTGGAAAAGCTGGCGCGGCAGATCCCGCTCAAATTCGTGGGCGAGCCCAATGATATCGCCAACGCAGTGCTCTATCTGGCGAGCGACGAAAGCCGCTTCATGACCGGGGCGGAGCTGAAGCTCGATGGCGGTATTTCCGCGATGTGA
- a CDS encoding RDD family protein: MNFAGFWIRVLAYIIDIIPLLIIGFVLALLSGEDLINTDPSAPIYSFTDLIGLIVGIAYFVGFESSAYQATPGKMALGLIVVDTDGRRISPARAFGRYFAKILSGLILLIGYIMVGFTERKQGLHDMIAGTLVVYGKPGQVGYDPDVFD, translated from the coding sequence ATGAATTTCGCTGGCTTCTGGATTCGCGTTCTCGCCTACATCATCGACATCATTCCGCTGCTGATCATCGGTTTCGTGCTCGCGCTCCTGTCGGGAGAGGACCTGATCAACACTGACCCGTCGGCGCCGATCTATTCCTTCACGGATCTGATCGGCCTGATTGTCGGCATTGCCTATTTCGTCGGGTTTGAAAGTTCGGCCTATCAGGCCACTCCGGGCAAGATGGCGCTGGGCCTCATCGTTGTCGATACGGACGGACGGCGGATATCTCCGGCGCGCGCTTTCGGGCGCTACTTTGCGAAGATCCTGTCAGGCCTGATCCTGCTGATCGGCTACATCATGGTCGGCTTCACCGAGCGCAAGCAGGGCCTTCACGACATGATCGCAGGCACCTTGGTCGTTTACGGCAAGCCCGGTCAGGTTGGCTACGACCCCGACGTCTTCGACTGA
- a CDS encoding enoyl-CoA hydratase, producing MFGSDQTARFASAAFAVVLTVASFAYAIIPASPGMVA from the coding sequence ATGTTCGGCTCTGACCAAACCGCCCGCTTCGCTTCCGCTGCCTTCGCCGTCGTACTGACCGTTGCCAGCTTCGCCTATGCGATCATCCCCGCCAGCCCCGGCATGGTCGCCTGA
- a CDS encoding NUDIX hydrolase, which translates to MKDRDADLPEEVMWEGQFITTKKRGRWEYVGRARGIRAAAVIALDDDPDGTRHVILVSQYRVPLGRFSLEIPAGLIGDDAGHEGEDANAAAARELEEETGYRAAKLETLGEFYSSPGMVSECFTLLKATGLERIGEGGGTEGENITVHRVALRDLSRFVAEWRRAGHAVDVRIAMLLTPGYLGED; encoded by the coding sequence ATCAAAGACCGCGACGCCGATCTGCCCGAAGAGGTGATGTGGGAAGGCCAGTTCATCACCACCAAGAAGCGCGGCCGCTGGGAATATGTCGGCCGCGCGCGCGGCATTCGCGCCGCTGCGGTCATCGCGCTGGATGACGACCCCGATGGCACCCGCCACGTTATCCTCGTCAGCCAGTACCGTGTGCCGCTGGGCCGCTTCAGCCTCGAGATTCCGGCCGGCCTGATCGGTGATGACGCCGGCCATGAAGGCGAAGACGCCAATGCCGCCGCCGCGCGCGAGCTGGAAGAGGAAACCGGATATCGCGCGGCGAAGCTTGAGACGCTGGGGGAGTTCTATTCCTCGCCCGGCATGGTCTCGGAATGCTTCACGCTGCTGAAGGCGACCGGGCTTGAGCGGATCGGCGAAGGCGGCGGCACAGAAGGCGAGAATATCACCGTCCACCGGGTTGCGCTGCGCGATTTGTCGCGCTTCGTGGCCGAGTGGCGGCGCGCGGGGCACGCGGTAGACGTGCGCATCGCGATGCTACTGACACCGGGATACTTGGGAGAGGATTGA
- a CDS encoding arylesterase codes for MHKRGWSNIAVIGALSLALAACGDAADEPAAPAGEVAEDGNPALPAVPVMGPERKIIAFGDSLFAGYGLDPRDAYPEKLENALRAKGVNADVINAGVSGDTTAAGLQRLEFTLAAQDVQPALFILELGGNDLLRGLSPEETKENLGKMLAILQGQKVPTLLMGMRAPPNYGPEYQAQFDAIYRDLAKQYGATLIPFWLEDIYRDPALFQSDRIHPTADGIERLVASTLGDVEGALPPLEGG; via the coding sequence ATGCACAAGCGCGGTTGGTCGAATATTGCGGTTATCGGGGCACTATCGCTCGCGCTGGCGGCGTGCGGGGACGCGGCGGACGAGCCCGCTGCGCCCGCAGGCGAGGTGGCCGAGGATGGCAACCCCGCGCTGCCCGCCGTACCGGTGATGGGGCCGGAGCGCAAAATCATTGCCTTCGGGGACAGCCTGTTTGCAGGCTACGGCCTCGACCCGCGCGATGCCTATCCCGAAAAGCTGGAAAACGCTCTGCGCGCCAAGGGCGTAAATGCCGATGTGATCAACGCCGGTGTGTCCGGCGATACGACCGCAGCGGGTCTCCAACGTCTGGAATTCACACTGGCGGCGCAGGATGTGCAGCCCGCGCTGTTCATTCTGGAACTCGGCGGCAATGACCTGCTGCGCGGCCTCTCGCCCGAGGAGACCAAGGAGAACCTCGGCAAGATGCTGGCTATCCTACAGGGCCAGAAGGTGCCAACCCTGCTGATGGGGATGCGGGCGCCCCCCAATTACGGGCCGGAATATCAGGCGCAGTTCGATGCGATCTACCGCGATCTGGCAAAGCAATATGGCGCGACGCTGATCCCGTTCTGGCTGGAGGATATCTACCGCGATCCCGCCCTGTTCCAGTCGGACCGCATCCACCCGACCGCTGACGGGATCGAGCGTTTGGTGGCTTCGACCTTGGGCGATGTAGAGGGGGCCTTGCCGCCGCTTGAGGGGGGTTAG